In Raphanus sativus cultivar WK10039 chromosome 5, ASM80110v3, whole genome shotgun sequence, the following proteins share a genomic window:
- the LOC108860404 gene encoding protein tesmin/TSO1-like CXC 3 isoform X2: protein MDTPKKTVTQSENPVSKLKLENSPVYNYINSLSPIKPVRSLTFPQNIGSLSYSSPPSVFTSPHASSHKGSRFKSDDTNSSKDVPASVGEEALHETEPPQIQQNECTTIATPPRVISDNETDLLKMCDGNVKQKSEIPDWNAMILGYDDILIDDPNNESEASRCFLERSTESKARLLSVTNSDDALHRRVTKRCLDFEMPGNNKHMSVESSSRCVVANIGLHLSTIAVSSKDNSVGNDYSLSGHSKVGLRGSISAVHNSQETVKENGQGLKEGAMSLALLELNQSSPKKKRRKVEQAGEAESSCKRCNCKRSKCLKLYCECFAAGVYCIGPCSCVDCFNKPIHEDTVMATRKQIESRNPLAFAPKVIGNSDSVVEIGDGNVSKTPASARHKRGCNCKKSNCLKKYCECYQSGVGCSINCRCEGCKNAFGKKYGSSFTGVHIKQDKENETSERGRTEKQPSTPMPLRQPLAHLPISSNNILLPHQHLHGASGSSLLKSQSSKRQDMSLLSHSNIETITEKRADDIENLIQSPITNMINNAVIPNSKRGFSASCRFIRAESM, encoded by the exons ATGGATACGCCTAAAAAAACCGTAACACAGAGCGAGAATCCTGTTTCTAAACTCAAACTCGAG AACTCTCCAGTGTACAACTATATAAACAGTCTGTCTCCAATCAAACCTGTCCGATCATTAACATTCCCTCAAAATATTGGCTCTCTAAGTTACTCATCTCCTCCTTCTGTCTTCACTTCCCCTCACGCCTCTTCTCACAAAGGATCTCGTTTCAAAAG tgatgaTACTAACTCTTCCAAAGATGTGCCTGCTTCCGTTGGAGAAGAAGCTTTACATGAAACCGAACCACCACAAATCCAACAAAATGAGTGCACTACTATTGCCACACCTCCTAGAGTTATCAGTGATAATGAAACGGATCTGCTGAAGATGTGTGACGGCAATGTTAAGCAGAAGAGTGAAATTCCAGACTGGAATGCTATGATTTTGGGTTATGATGATATTCTAATTGATGACCCAAACAATGAGTCTGAGGCTTCTAGATGCTTCTTGGAGAGATCAACAGAGTCCAAAGCACGTTTACTAAGTGTTACGAATAGCGATGAT GCGCTTCACCGTCGAGTGACAAAACGCTGTCTTGACTTTGAGATGCCAGGGAATAATAAGCATATGTCGGTGGAATCTTCATCGAGATGTGTAGTAGCTAACATTGGTCTGCATCTTAGCACCATTGCAGTGTCCTCTAAAGACAACAGTGTTGGTAATGATTACTCGCTATCCGGACATTCAAAAGTGGGTTTGCGAGGTTCTATCTCTGCGGTTCATAACTCGCAAGAAACAGTGAAAGAAAATGGACAAGGTTTAAAAGAAGGTGCTATGTCTTTAGCTTTGTTAGAACTGAATCAGAGCAGCCCCAAGAAGAAAAG GCGTAAGGTTGAACAAGCAGGAGAAGCTGAGTCATCATGTAAACGGTGCAACTGCAAGAGATCAAAGTGTTTGAAGCT TTACTGTGAATGTTTTGCAGCTGGAGTTTATTGCATAGGGCCATGTTCATGTGTAGATTGCTTCAACAAACCTATTCATGAAGACACTGTCATGGCTACTCGCAAGCAGATTGAATCCAGAAATCCACTTGCATTTGCTCCTAAAGTCATCGGAAACTCTGATTCCGTCGTGGAAATTGGTGATGGTAATGTAAGCAAGACTCCAGCTTCTGCACGGCACAAACGTGGCTGCAACTGCAAGAAGTCAAACTGTCTCAAGAAATACTGTGAATGCTATCAG AGTGGAGTTGGTTGTTCCATAAATTGTAGATGTGAAGGATGTAAGAATGCATTTGGCAAAAAATATG GGTCTTCATTTACTGGCGTGCATATTAAACaagataaagaaaatgaaacatcTGAGAGAGGCAGAACAGAGAAACAACCTTCAACACCAATGCCATTAAG ACAACCATTGGCTCACCTTCCCATCTCATCCAACAACATACTGCTTCCTCATCAACATCTTCATGGAGCTTCTGGATCTTCCTTACTCAAGAGCCAATCTTCCAAAAGACAAGACATGAGTTTGTTGTCTCATTCAAATATTGAGACAATCACAGAGAAGAGAGCAGATGATATTGAAAATCTAATCCAGTCTCCTATAACTAACATGATCAATAATGCTGTGATTCCCAACAGCAAAAGGGGTTTCTCTGCCTCATGTCGGTTCATCAGAGCTGAGTCCATGTAG
- the LOC108863517 gene encoding CRC domain-containing protein TSO1 encodes MDSSQKKKKIETPTPKSKFEDSPVFNFINNLSPIETVRSIPTVQTFNSLSFTSPPPVFTSPHASFHRESRFFRCHNSVERSKALESLDSTQEVVGGASGEVDLNKDATLEEEEEEEEEETSCGHVDSPPGPGDIVTQVLLDPSGGAPRGEDNASSSEDVRKILDAQGENDTPGCGRLMADAAELLVFRSPNDSEAFGCLVDKISSSERRFCAGVKLTKQNDITKDVPANDNEPLALVPNQSVLSLHRGSMRRRCLDFEVLGKRKKDIADDDKQTLGDNKAESSSKCVVPGIGLHLNAIPMSSKAIKINTRHEGSASVEVQKSFPGSITPVHSQDIMQETLVQAETEAGEGLAVEEETPKPLVFEELNQDSFQKKKRKVEEPGEGDSCKRCNCKKSKCLKLYCECFAAGVYCIEPCSCVDCFNRPIHEDTVLATRKQIESRNPLAFAPKVIRNSDSIMETSDDASKTPASARHKRGCNCKKSNCLKKYCECFQSGVGCSINCRCEGCKNAFGKKEAYLLAIMESKQEEDVSKIQQNSDLPKEVEQNPSSDQPSTPLPPYRHMVVHQPFLSKNRLPPTQFFLGAGSSSFRKPDRDLTQARIDKKPLETVAQDKTEIMPEILSDTPITTVKAISPNSKRVSPPHIGSSESGSILGKRTNGRKLILRSIPAFPSLNPNQ; translated from the exons ATGGACAGctcccagaagaagaagaagatcgaaaCCCCAACTCCAAAATCTAAATTCGAG GATTCTCCAGTGTTCAACTTCATTAACAATCTCTCTCCGATTGAAACCGTCAGATCAATCCCCACTGTTCAGACCTTCAACTCTCTCAGTTTCACTTCTCCTCCTCCTGTCTTCACCTCTCCTCACGCCTCTTTTCACCGGGAGTCCAGATTCTTCAGATG TCATAACTCTGTTGAGCGTTCAAAGGCTTTAGAGTCTCTAGATTCTACACAAGAAGTTGTTGGAGGAGCATCAGGTGAAGTAGATCTAAACAAAGATGCTActttggaagaagaagaagaagaagaagaagaagaaacttctTGTGGTCATGTTGACTCTCCTCCTGGCCCTGGAGATATTGTTACCCAAGTGCTGTTAGATCCATCTGGTGGTGCTCCGCGAGGAGAAGACAATGCTTCTTCTTCTGAGGATGTCCGGAAGATTCTTGATGCTCAGGGAGAGAATGACACTCCGGGTTGTGGACGTTTGATGGCAGATGCAGCTGAGCTTTTAGTGTTTCGATCTCCTAATGACTCTGAGGCTTTTGGATGTCTTGTCGATAAAATATCTAGCTCTGAGAGACGTTTCTGCGCTGGTGTCAAGCTAACTAAGCAGAATGATATCACCAAAGATGTTCCAGCCAATGATAATGAGCCTTTGGCTTTAGTTCCCAATCAG TCTGTCTTAAGTTTGCATCGTGGTAGCATGAGAAGACGCTGTCTAGACTTTGAGGTGCTAGGGAAGCGGAAGAAGGATATAGCTGATGATGATAAGCAAACTTTGGGTGACAACAAGGCGGAATCTTCCTCAAAATGCGTTGTACCTGGTATTGGTCTCCATCTAAACGCCATTCCTATGTCCTCAAAGGCCATCAAGATCAACACCAGACATGAGGGTTCAGCATCTGTTGAGGTTCAAAAGAGTTTCCCAGGCTCTATCACTCCTGTTCACTCCCAAGACATCATGCAAGAAACTTTGGTCCAAGCAGAAACTGAAGCTGGGGAAGGGTTAGCTGTAGAAGAAGAAACTCCCAAACCATTGGTGTTTGAAGAGTTGAATCAGGACAGTTTTCAGAAAAAGAA GCGTAAGGTTGAAGAACCTGGAGAGGGCGATTCGTGTAAGCGATGCAACTGCAAAAAGTCCAAGTGTTTGAAGCT TTACTGTGAATGCTTTGCGGCTGGGGTTTATTGCATAGAGCCATGTTCATGTGTAGATTGCTTCAACAGACCTATCCATGAAGACACTGTCTTGGCTACCCGCAAACAGATTGAATCCCGAAACCCACTTGCATTTGCTCCCAAAGTCATCAGAAACTCTGATTCCATCATGGAGACTAGT GATGATGCAAGCAAAACTCCAGCTTCTGCACGACACAAACGAGGCTGCAACTGCAAGAAATCAAACTGTCTGAAGAAATACTGTGAATGTTTTCAG AGTGGAGTTGGCTGCTCCATAAACTGTAGATGTGAAGGATGTAAGAATGCATTCGGCAAAAAAGAGG CGTATTTACTTGCTATCATGGAGAGCAAACAAGAGGAAGATGTATCAAAAATCCAACAAAACTCCGACCTGCCGAAAGAAGTCGAGCAGAACCCAAGTTCTGATCAACCTTCAACACCACTGCCACCGTACAG ACATATGGTGGTCCATCAGCCATTTTTGTCTAAGAACAGGCTGCCTCCTACACAGTTTTTTCTCGGCGCAGGTTCTTCCTCTTTTAGAAAGCCAGACCGTGATTTAACGCAGGCAAGGATTGATAAGAAGCCTCTTGAAACTGTGGCCCAAGACAAAACAGAGATTATGCCTGAGATTCTCAGCGATACTCCTATAACTACCGTCAAGGCCATCTCTCCCAACAGCAAGAGAGTCTCTCCTCCTCACATTGGCTCCTCGGAATCAGGTTCCATCCTTGGGAAGAGAACTAATGGCCGGAAACTGATTCTACGGTCTATTCCAGCTTTTCCTTCTCTTAACCCAAATCAGTGA
- the LOC108861402 gene encoding serine/threonine-protein kinase STY13-like encodes METPNETKASPGNNLRIRGAVGNDSKKDMIFRADRIDLKNLDIQLEKHLSRVWSRNIEKNPKPKEEWEIELAKLEMSNVIARGAYGIVYRGIYDGQDVAVKVLDWGEDGYATTAETSALRASFRQEVAVWHKLNHPNVTKFVGASMGTTNLKIPSSAETENSLPQRACCVVVEYLPGGTLKQYLFRNRRRKLAIKIVVQIALDLSRGLSYLHSERIVHRDVKTENMLLDYQRNLKIADFGVARVEAQNPKDMTGETGTLGYMAPEVLDGKPYNRRCDVYSFGICLWEIYCCAMPYPDLSFADVSSAVVRQNLRPDIPRCCPTSLSNIMKRCWDANPVKRPEMEEVVKMLEGVDTSKGGGMIPEDQTPGCFCFVSGRGP; translated from the exons ATGGAAACACCAAATGAGACAAAAGCTTCACCGGGAAACAACCTCAGAATCAGAGGAGCTGTTGGGAACGATAGCAAAAAAGACATGATTTTCCGAGCTGACAGGATCGATCTGAAGAATTTGGACATTCAGCTGGAGAAACATCTGAGCAGGGTTTGGTCAAGAAACATCGAGAAGAATCCAAAGCCCAAGGAAGAGTGGGAAATCGAGTTGGCTAAATTGGAGATGAGTAACGTCATTGCTCGTGGTGCTTATGGTATTGTCTACAGAGGCATCTATGATGGTCAAGACGTTGCAG TGAAAGTGCTTGATTGGGGAGAAGACGGTTATGCGACAACTGCTGAGACTTCAGCTCTTCGTGCTTCATTCCGACAAGAAGTTGCGGTTTGGCACAAACTTAACCATCCCAATGTCACAAAG tttgtGGGAGCATCAATGGGAACAACGAATCTGAAGATACCATCATCAGCTGAGACGGAGAACTCGTTACCTCAGCGAGCTTGTTGTGTGGTTGTGGAGTATCTCCCTGGAGGAACTCTTAAGCAGTATTTGTTCCGTAACAGGCGAAGGAAACTCGCTATTAAAATTGTTGTTCAAATTGCTCTCGATCTATCCCGAGG GCTAAGTTATTTGCATTCAGAGAGAATCGTTCATCGTGATGTCAAAACAGAGAACATGCTTCTGGATTATCAGAGGAATCTAAAGATTGCTGATTTTGGAGTGGCTAGAGTTGAAGCTCAGAATCCAAAGGACATGACTGGAGAAACTGGTACTCTTGGATACATGGCTCCAGAG GTTCTTGATGGTAAGCCATACAACAGAAGATGCGACGTCTACAGCTTCGGGATATGCTTGTGGGAGATTTATTGTTGTGCTATGCCTTATCCTGATCTCAGCTTTGCTGATGTTTCTTCTGCTGTTGTTCGTCAG AATCTGAGACCAGACATACCGAGATGTTGTCCGACATCATTATCAAACATAATGAAGAGATGTTGGGATGCGAATCCGGTGAAACGGCCAGAGATGGAGGAAGTCGTGAAGATGCTTGAAGGAGTCGACACTTCCAAAGGTGGCGGAATGATCCCAGAAGATCAGACACCAGGCTGTTTCTGCTTTGTCTCCGGTCGTGGTCCTtga
- the LOC108860404 gene encoding protein tesmin/TSO1-like CXC 3 isoform X1: protein MDTPKKTVTQSENPVSKLKLENSPVYNYINSLSPIKPVRSLTFPQNIGSLSYSSPPSVFTSPHASSHKGSRFKSDDTNSSKDVPASVGEEALHETEPPQIQQNECTTIATPPRVISDNETDLLKMCDGNVKQKSEIPDWNAMILGYDDILIDDPNNESEASRCFLERSTESKARLLSVTNSDDALHRRVTKRCLDFEMPGNNKHMSVESSSRCVVANIGLHLSTIAVSSKDNSVGNDYSLSGHSKVGLRGSISAVHNSQETVKENGQGLKEGAMSLALLELNQSSPKKKRRKVEQAGEAESSCKRCNCKRSKCLKLYCECFAAGVYCIGPCSCVDCFNKPIHEDTVMATRKQIESRNPLAFAPKVIGNSDSVVEIGDGNVSKTPASARHKRGCNCKKSNCLKKYCECYQSGVGCSINCRCEGCKNAFGKKYVSAGSSFTGVHIKQDKENETSERGRTEKQPSTPMPLRQPLAHLPISSNNILLPHQHLHGASGSSLLKSQSSKRQDMSLLSHSNIETITEKRADDIENLIQSPITNMINNAVIPNSKRGFSASCRFIRAESM, encoded by the exons ATGGATACGCCTAAAAAAACCGTAACACAGAGCGAGAATCCTGTTTCTAAACTCAAACTCGAG AACTCTCCAGTGTACAACTATATAAACAGTCTGTCTCCAATCAAACCTGTCCGATCATTAACATTCCCTCAAAATATTGGCTCTCTAAGTTACTCATCTCCTCCTTCTGTCTTCACTTCCCCTCACGCCTCTTCTCACAAAGGATCTCGTTTCAAAAG tgatgaTACTAACTCTTCCAAAGATGTGCCTGCTTCCGTTGGAGAAGAAGCTTTACATGAAACCGAACCACCACAAATCCAACAAAATGAGTGCACTACTATTGCCACACCTCCTAGAGTTATCAGTGATAATGAAACGGATCTGCTGAAGATGTGTGACGGCAATGTTAAGCAGAAGAGTGAAATTCCAGACTGGAATGCTATGATTTTGGGTTATGATGATATTCTAATTGATGACCCAAACAATGAGTCTGAGGCTTCTAGATGCTTCTTGGAGAGATCAACAGAGTCCAAAGCACGTTTACTAAGTGTTACGAATAGCGATGAT GCGCTTCACCGTCGAGTGACAAAACGCTGTCTTGACTTTGAGATGCCAGGGAATAATAAGCATATGTCGGTGGAATCTTCATCGAGATGTGTAGTAGCTAACATTGGTCTGCATCTTAGCACCATTGCAGTGTCCTCTAAAGACAACAGTGTTGGTAATGATTACTCGCTATCCGGACATTCAAAAGTGGGTTTGCGAGGTTCTATCTCTGCGGTTCATAACTCGCAAGAAACAGTGAAAGAAAATGGACAAGGTTTAAAAGAAGGTGCTATGTCTTTAGCTTTGTTAGAACTGAATCAGAGCAGCCCCAAGAAGAAAAG GCGTAAGGTTGAACAAGCAGGAGAAGCTGAGTCATCATGTAAACGGTGCAACTGCAAGAGATCAAAGTGTTTGAAGCT TTACTGTGAATGTTTTGCAGCTGGAGTTTATTGCATAGGGCCATGTTCATGTGTAGATTGCTTCAACAAACCTATTCATGAAGACACTGTCATGGCTACTCGCAAGCAGATTGAATCCAGAAATCCACTTGCATTTGCTCCTAAAGTCATCGGAAACTCTGATTCCGTCGTGGAAATTGGTGATGGTAATGTAAGCAAGACTCCAGCTTCTGCACGGCACAAACGTGGCTGCAACTGCAAGAAGTCAAACTGTCTCAAGAAATACTGTGAATGCTATCAG AGTGGAGTTGGTTGTTCCATAAATTGTAGATGTGAAGGATGTAAGAATGCATTTGGCAAAAAATATG TCTCTGCAGGGTCTTCATTTACTGGCGTGCATATTAAACaagataaagaaaatgaaacatcTGAGAGAGGCAGAACAGAGAAACAACCTTCAACACCAATGCCATTAAG ACAACCATTGGCTCACCTTCCCATCTCATCCAACAACATACTGCTTCCTCATCAACATCTTCATGGAGCTTCTGGATCTTCCTTACTCAAGAGCCAATCTTCCAAAAGACAAGACATGAGTTTGTTGTCTCATTCAAATATTGAGACAATCACAGAGAAGAGAGCAGATGATATTGAAAATCTAATCCAGTCTCCTATAACTAACATGATCAATAATGCTGTGATTCCCAACAGCAAAAGGGGTTTCTCTGCCTCATGTCGGTTCATCAGAGCTGAGTCCATGTAG
- the LOC130494836 gene encoding uncharacterized protein LOC130494836 has protein sequence MEEHDPEIQPSPNSNTGNQQPSQRSTRQKQDLAWAHVTHTLDAKGKSILTCDFCGKVNQGGGINRMKQHLAGVKGSTNGCTKVPPEVQHEMRNSLKENEDRANVKRGVNRQLHDFDDGEGSTQVCVPPSQKRKVSTDVSSYFKRGLEDQTQPTIKSCLQSKEKVHDADMAIALFFYDVCMPMNAANSRFYQPMINKIASMGRGYIGPSYHALRVGLLRDAKLQVSLIINSFRSKWADTGCTLMGDGWKDTRQRPLINFLVYCPKGITFIKCGKKRSYDPVDYESIDKTEFWIMEEEKEGELDFSEFENKLLEEYPKDGEELNHGDEDLE, from the exons ATGGAAGAGCATGATCCAGAAATCCAACCATCACCAAATTCAAACACAGGAAATCAACAACCGTCGCAACGTTCCACTCGTCAGAAACAAGATTTAGCATGGGCACATGTCACTCATACTTTAGATGCAAAGGGGAAAAGCATTCTTACTTGTGATTTTTGTGGTAAGGTTAATCAGGGAGGTGGAATCAATAGAATGAAACAACATTTGGCGGGAGTGAAAGGAAGCACAAATGGATGCACAAAGGTTCCTCCAGAAGTTCAACATGAAATGAGAAATTCACTGAAAGAAAATGAGGATAGAGCAAATGTGAAGCGAGGAGTGAATAGGCAACTTCACGATTTCGATGATGGTGAAGGTTCTACGCAAGTATGTGTGCCTCCAAGTCAGAAAAGAAAGGTCAGTACGGATGTAAGCTCGTACTTTAAAAGGGGTCTAGAAGATCAGACACAACCAACAATAAAATCATGCTTGCAAAGTAAGGAAAAGGTTCATGATGCTGATATGGCTATCGCATTATTTTTCTATGATGTATGTATGCCTATGAATGCAGCTAATTCTAGGTTTTATCAGCCTATGATCAACAAAATTGCAAGCATGGGTCGTGGTTATATAGGGCCTTCCTATCATGCTTTAAGGGTTGGTTTACTACGTGATGCTAAGCTGCAAGTTTCTTTGATTATCAACTCTTTTAGGAGTAAATGGGCTGATACTGGTTGTACTCTGATGGGTGATGGGTGGAAAGATACTAGGCAGAGgccattaattaattttttggtCTACTGTCCTAAGGGGATAACTTTCATCAA ATGTGGGAAGAAAAGATCATATGATCCTGTTGATTATGAATCGATTGATAAAACTGAgttttggatcatggaagaagaaaaagaaggagaacTTGATTTTTCTGAATTCGAAAATAAGCTTCTTGAAGAATATCCTAAAGATGGCGAAGAACTCAATcatg gtgATGAAGATTTGGAGTGA